GGTGGAGAAAAATAAGGTAGGTGTTTTCAGAAagagctgcttaaaaaaaaaaaaaaaccaaaaccaaaaaaatcttacagaccaaaagcaatttaaatCAAAACACCACTAACAAGTATATTTAGCGATGCTTACTGGATATACATACCTTGCTCCAAAGAAATCCTTCAGGCTATGTAAAACTGGGTAGTGTTCTTGGTCTGATTTTCAGTGAATCATCACTGGCACAAGCAAATGCTTTGTTAGCAGACCTTTCAGCTGAGGATTAAGTGGATCGTGTATCACCAAAATCAGGGCTTTTTCCGTTCCTGAGACAATGCAGAAGTGTTAATGGCATCAGGGCATTTCTATAACCATAAATATAGCGCTTCATTTCCCCCCAAAATTCAGCTAAGTTTATGAGAAACAAGAGCACAGACTTGACTACTGAAAGTTCTGAAAGTACCAGGAAACTCAAGTTTTGGCCTCGTTGTGCCATCAGGGAATAAGTGCAAAAGTCTGCAGATACGAGGGTCCCTTGTCTGTTCTGACATCACCAGCAATTACGGCAATTGGCATTAGCTGATGCAATAAAATTCCACCTCTTAATTAAAAGGAAGACTTTCTAATATCTGCTGCAGACTGTCCTACAGGGATTGAACTAGTCCTGAGACTTCTAGCTCACTAAGTTGTATAACGAGAACAATGTTAGGAGCAGACTAGATTTGCTAAACGTTCAgccaaatgttttctgttcctgAATCTGACTATGAATGAATGTAGTCAGATTTGAAACTGTAGCTGTGGTTAAATCCCAGTTGGCATCAGAAATACTATTCCATCTATATGTGTGGAATTTTTAGTCATTTTCAAAGGTGGCAGGTTTCTGCCTAAGTCCAAATACTAATGAGTCATGTTTGTGTTTGCAGGACCCCATTCCACCAGAGCTGGTCCACGTTTTGCAGAATTCTAAGGATCCTTTgcttcaaaaattatttcctgtgaCAGAAAGGAACCAAAATAACATCAAAACCCAGAATAGAGCAGCTGTTGTTACAGTGGTGTCGAAGTTCAAGGTACAGCCTATTCAAGTTTCTGCTTTCTACCGCCATCTTCATAACTAGATGAGAAAACAGTATAGCTGGACCAAGATCAGTAAATGTTATTAAAcagctgtaaaacagaaatagctTCAGACTCCTGAGATTCTCTGGATTTTAGCTTGCTCCGATTTTACCTTTAACAGTtgggcatctgcctttgtgAGGTTTCTTCCTACCTGTTCCTCTTGAGGGGTCAGCTTCCGCTGATGGCCCTGCTATAATTTTGGAAACTTTCTGAATTTACCATTAACAATTCTACAAAAGCACCCataagtggatttttttctcaagcTGTCCTTATAGAAGAGCTCTGCTAATACTGAATCTCTAAAGCTATCCTGGCAAAAAAATGGCTTCATTGTTTTTATAGAAGACCACTGATTAGCTAAACTACCTGTGGAGGAGGAGTCCCTAattaaatctgtatttgttttccacAGGGTTCCCTCGAACATCTCATGCAGATTTTGAATAGTACCACACCGCATTACATCCGATGCATCAAGCCTAACGCTGACTGCAAGGCAATGACTTTTAAAAGACAAGAGGTAACTTTTCAAAAGCCTTTCCTCACTGAGTCAATGAGAAGCTTCCTGGAGACATTGTGCAGGGCTTTGCCTTGGCTCTCTTACGTTGTTGAGTTACTTGCAAAGCTCTTTTCACAGCACATTTTGAAATAGCGTTTTCTCCTTTGGAGCTTCCAAGATAAACATCCTCTCAGAATCACTGATGATGCCTGTCTAAAATGGAGTTAGTATGCATAGCAGCTCTTTCCGATGCAACTTATTGTTGCTGTACGAGAATTTCTCTTACCAGAGCGCTCCTGGGTTATTTGGGGTGCTACCATCACAGCCCTCAAAATAGATAAAGGTGATGTGACAGCTCAGCAGTCCTGGTCACACAGATATCTTCATGGTGAATGTCCACAACGAAGCTGTGCTTACTCCTGGAATCTCGCAAGTTAGATGAGATCAGCCAACAAGCATGTCATtggaagcagagcagcagatgcTAAAGCTATAACGAGAGAACTTCATCTTACGTAAAAACAAGCAGCTGGAGTAGCACtgcattaattttaaacacTCGGAGAATTTGCCGATTGCATGTAAGCAGTATTAAAATACCAACACTGGCTTTTCATATTCTGCTGCATTTGGTCAGCGCAGGGTGCATGGATAACGCAAGAGAGGGCACACGAGGCCTGTCCCTCTGTGTTAGCACTGCCTTGACCTACTCTGGGTGTTACTCAAAGCAGTAGCTCGCTGGCTGCATAATCCCCTTCTCCGCCCTCTCCGCTCGCTCCCCAGCTGCCGGCGTGGTGGCGCGCAGCAGGAGAGCTCTGGCGCAATTGCGGAGCCGGGCTGCACGTGGCTTGGGTCGAGCATGCCCTGTGCAGACCTTAGCAGCAGCTTCCACACTGGTTACCTAAACCATCTCAATTTATGCCTCAGGTTCTCAGCCAGCTTCAGGCATGTGGAATAGTCGAAGCCATCGCCATCAGCGCAGCAGGCTTCCCTATTAGGTAAGTCTGAACTTCTTGAGCAACATCTTCCATAATCCATTTCTATAGCAATTAGTGGCATATTAGTTATTCAGAAGAGCTCATAAGcagaaaatccaaatattttgcGGTCTGTTTCAGACCACAAAACTACCGATTGTTTCAAAGCTATCTGAAGAGTTCTGCTCACTGCTTGCTTTTAAGCTTATTTGAACACCTCTCTTTCACATTTTGGAGACAAAAATACCTGTCACAAATCTGGAGTGTTGCTCTGTGTTTTGGGTAATGAAATTCTGCTTGTTCAGCAAGTCCAAAAGCGCAGTAACAGCACAAGCAGCAGTGCTAGCGCAACTTGTGTTCAAGACAATGGGATTCTTAAAAATATACCAAATAGTGACAAAGTCCAGATGAGTCTGTAACACACCCCTGGTGTAAGAGCTCACTGCACCTTTCCAGTCGGAGAAGCTGGGGAAGAGATGTTTTGATGTGGACTATCATGTACTAAAACTTTCTAATTGAGTGTGGCTTCACAGTAACATTTTCAGCAATTACAATTAAATTGTAAGTGGCATTCATCTAAGTGTAGTCACCTCAAAGTCGAGCATCTCATCGCAGCCAGTCACCCTGCTGGGCTTTCTTGACCACCTTTAGAGGCTGGAGGGAACAAGGCCTGAGCTAGTCACATTTTTGACAGCTCAGTATTGATGGGGTGAAGCTCACCGTTATCACAAACAAGCACAATTCCTGCCCAGTCTTTGTTACAGGCAAAAGTCACTGTCTGTTACTGGGCAATAGGCAGTCTCCTGAATTTCTTCAGAAAGTCTGTACTTTCTTGCATGTTGGGGACTACATAGGCATCAGTCTATTTGCATTCTACGCACTGGATCTTTAAAGCCATTCTGCAATTTTTCCCCCTCGAAGGACAGGTTATTTACCATACAGTAAATGATACTTGCCTAGAATTAACTGTACGTTTGTCTATCAGGATCCCTTTCCAAAGTTTCACTGAGCGCTATGAAATACTGAGAAAATCATGTGGGTCCAATAAAAACAGAGTGGGTGTTAAAAGCAACAGTCATACTGCCAAGAAAAAAGGTATGTTTCTCTAGGTAATTCCTCTGCTATCAAGTCAAATTATCCCTGCACCAATTTGGTATCGCATAGATCAGATGCAATTACTGTATTCAGCACTAGGGACACCACTattcccaaaatatttttctaatctACCACCATCCTGAGTTTCTAATTTGCCTGACGTTTACAGCAGGctcttttaatttcaaagtctGCAAACCTTTCACCttactgttgtttttctgtgctcCTCTTGGGCAGAACAATTACAGTTACGTTGGTGTTTGGGGTTCCTCCCCCCGATATAATTTGATTTAGAGTTGGTTCTTGAGTAGACCTGAAAACCATTTACCTTTTTGCTTatattccttctccttcctttcttttttttcttcccaccttGTTTTCTTGCCAAACACACTGACCTTCTAGCTTACCTGGATTCTGCCGCTTCTTCTACCTTTTGCAAACTTCTGTATGCAATTCTTTTTTCTAAGCAAGAGCGAGGACGgcctttaaaaaacacaatcCAGTCTACAAGGTAACATCTTTGGTATGAACCCCTGAAAGAAGCTCATCAGGTGCTTACATTTAACATTGAAAGTTACTGCAacccccttctctctcccagATTAATCCCATCTTCACCCAATGGGTCTGTTCACTAATGAGCAGATGTGGGAAGCAGGACCAGTATGTCAGATAAGTAAAACGGGTGGAAATCCATTCACCTTGCGGAAATGGAATGAAGTAACGAAATACAGGCTGGAAAATTACTTACACACCATATCTTTCTCCCTCAATTACAAAGCCATTAGCTGAAGTGCCTCACTGTGATAGGTTACTAGCCCTATTTATCTTTAGCAGGCAATAAgctgcaaacaaagcaaaacaatttccTAAACACGGGTATAAGCTTTTGGTTCCCTTATCAGCCCAGCCCCATGAACGCCATCATAGTCACCAGATGTCTTCCTGCAAGCAAGAATtgcttgtatttgttttcagtacCTTAAAATGCTCTCATCtccttagaaatatttatagcagaaaagcaaacagtatCCAGGATGGAAAGATACAAAGATCATCAAGTTCCGGCACTGGGCATACAGAAACTCATGCAGCATTGCCTTGAACACCACAATCTCTTTCAAGGACAGGTCTGAATTAAGTCTACCTCTATTTCCAAATAGATTAGTCTGGCTAACCTGTTTGTCTCATAATGTAAAAAATTGCGTACTATGTCCCAGAAGTGGTTTTAATAACCTCTTATTGCTGCAATAAACTCCTGCTTAGTACATGTCCCTGTAGCTGCTTCTGATGCCCTGTGAAAGCCGTAGAATTGCgtaaatttgttttctgttcctgcaTCTTTCAGTAGATTAAGGCTACGAGTCGTAATtccttgctttttgttctttgttccCAACAGCTTTGAGTTTTGGGTATTTCATCAATTTTCTTAGGGCTGAGCTGCTCAAATCTATTCTCAATTGCGTTGCTGTCGCTTTCTATGTTTCCATGTAGGATGCGTTAAACAATGTGAGAACAGCTGAGCCCTCCGTATGTCTGCTTCACTGCCTAGATTGACCCAAAATGACGTTTGTTACCAACACCTAGGTTACAATAGAGGTGATAAGACAGCACCCAAACTACATCCTAGTTAAAACACATCACGctggctttctggtttttagCACACGGCAAAATCTATGCTGTCACATTTTTCCCTTAAACACAGCTAGACCTAGCAATGTCTCAGCCatcacctcctcccctcctgccgTAGGTCTCCCTATCCTGCATGGTCAAGAAGTCTCAGTGTAAAGACAATCACTTGCTCCTGATTTCCAAGTTTTGTGacaccttctctttttttttctccatttgcagACAAGACTCCAGTGGTGGATGATGACAAAGCATCGTGTTCTGTTGTTTTTGAGATCCTTCAGAATGTTGTTCCAGTACAAACTACCGCTGAGCAAACAgggaacagagcagaaaacactTCAGTGTACTGCGGCAAAACCAAAGTATTTATGGCTAATTCTGTGGTAAGAGTGCTATTTCCTTGGCCAACAGCTCTGGAGTGTACTTGCATAATGGGGATTCTGGCACAGGTTATCATCATGGTTTAGGCAATGCCCCTGCTAATGCCAGTGTGACCAGAATTTGGCATTTGCCTTCAAACTATTAAACTAAATCAAACATCCATCAGAATCCAACTATCAGAAGCACTTTGTTTAATGGTGTCCTTGCTGCTCCTAGACAAGGAGCTGCACTTGTGTCGAGCGTTGTCAGCATCCTCCCAGTTCCAGTAAAGATTACAGCTCTCCTTGGCTTCAGCTGACAGACGTGGCTACTCTGACGGGCCTGAGCAGCTGCTTTGTGAAAGAGATGAAGGAGACAAAAGGCGCTTTTGCAAAGCTTGCATAGTGGAGGACACAGCCATGAAAGAACCCCCTCTAATGGAGCGAGTTTTAAGCCAGCCGATACTGCGACTTTGGGAGTGTCCACTTCTTCCCCCCGCAACGctcttttccccccctcagatacttaacattttcattttacacatCATCCAATAAGCACTGATGAAGTGCTCTCACTTCTAAAACCTAACCCAGCGGTCTTAGGACACTGAAATGTGCATGTGGTTTTCTGACGAACACCAAGAGACCGTAGACTAGGGAAGAGCTGTGAACACAACTCCGGCCCCGAGTATTAACTGCAGGCTCGTATCCCCAATGCAGCTGGAGCAACTTGAAGCTAGAAGAGCAGAGGTGTTAAATGAGAAAGCATTTTGCATTCAGTGTTGCTGGAGAagatttaaacagaagaaactagCGAAGGCGAGACGGTCTGCAACTGTCATCCAAGCAGGTAATTTAAGGGGGTGGCTGAACATAACATTCACAGGTACCATTTCCAGTTACACTGGATGTCTAACATGGCAGGAGTGGTTATGTTAACTGAACATGGAGAAAGCTTAAGTGCCATCTCCCTTATATTGTATGCAAGAGCTTCTGAGATTCTTTGTACTCAgacttcttttaattaaatcttcAGCTATTCGTTCCTGGTTAGCCAAGAATCGCTTCCAAAGGATGCGCAGGGCTGCTAACATTATTAAGCGTGGCTGGAGGAAATGGAAAGTAAGTACGTTGGTATACGAAAGCACAGAAATTGGGTGACTGAGGCTTTTTAGTGTTCAAGAAAGAATCTACCTCTGTTGAGTAACTGTACAAAACCAATACTGTGAATTTTCCAGAAAACTCTTCTCAAGCTGAAGAGAAGATGGATGCCAGTCTTGCACAGCTGCTTCTACAAGGTGGCAGCGTAGAGACTGCAGAACGAGCTCCTTCCTTACCTTCATAAAATAGGAAAGCGTTCCAAGGGGTGTCCTATCCTTTAAGATGCCCTCTTTTTTAGACTCTTAGTTTTGCAGTTTGAAATTTTGTTCAAGATATTTGAGAATCTTTTTCAAGAATATTGTTCTGCATCTCTTCATCAGGCAAAAATGGCTGCGTTGGCAGCAGCAGAATTGGATGAGGGCGAAGAAAAAGCGTTCTCAGTTCCTGGAGCGACGGTGATCTCAGCCAAACCACCTTGCTCTTTGGAAACGACTTGGCCTCCGCACGCGATAATTCAGTTCTGGCCTCTTGGCCTTGTCCTGGCTGCTGCACCTGTCACTGTGACGGGACTTCGGCGAgacctgtccctgctgccatgCCTCAAAGTACTTCAGGAGAGCGACTGCTACAAGGCGGAAAGCTGTTTCTTTGGCTGTGGCATCACCTCCATTAGAGCCCTCCCACAGGTAACAAACCTCCCGCGCTCCAGTCAGCAGCACAATTAAGCTGCCATGGGTTCAGGGACCTGAACTCTGCTGTCGAGCAGAGCAACTATGAGTCTGCTCTCAAAGCTCCAGTCTTCCTTTTTCCACTGGCTTAGATATGCAGGGATGACTCTGACATCAATAGGTCAAGCTAGACacagggctgagctgagacTTTGAACTAAGCGTGAAAACTCGTGTTCATCTCTGTCATAGGAACCAACTGATCAAAGCTCTGCTTCAGAAATGGAGAGCAGAGGACTCTAACATGGGCTCTGCTATTAGGTACTACGTATTTTTTCTGCTTAGGGGATTCAAGTTGCTCAACAGGTGAACACATGAAAAAGCATCCACGTGGGGAAAAACCACTGGGTGTATTAGTAACATCCCCATAATTCTGTATTAACTTCACTGTGCATTCAACTGCACAGACTAATTCGCACAGAGGATTTGCAGGGTagaaagcagggagcagccctCAAGTACTTCATCTCCTACGCACATGCAGAACGGTCTTGGATACCATTTACTACAAACAAGCCACACACACACCGGCTTCTCTCAGAAATTGCGCTCCGGTTACACATCACCTTGTGCctgtgtgtggggttttttgtcgATACGTTTTTGAGGTTGCATAAAATTACATGTGCAAGAATGTAACCTGTGCCTGGTCAGTTACTACAAGTAGGAAGAAGCAGTACCAAGTTCAGTACTGCCTAAATACTCAAATCTTCAGAGTTTACACTCATTTCAGTTCAAATTATGGTATTAGTACTCTTTGTAGCAATCATTTCTCTTAAATCCATTTGTACTAGGACCCCTTTAGAGGTCTTCCTCTATCCTTATTCATACTCACTAGTTGCTTATGTACTAAAGCACTACGTACTTTGAATAGCAAAATTAGCTCAAAGTCTGGCAGAAACATCAACTGACCTctccacttctttttcttctaggGCTCTATCAAGTTTCACTGTAAGAAGTCTCCCCTGCAGTATGCAAACGTCAGCCCCCACAGGGATGCCTATTCCATCACTGGATTTAACCAGATTTTATTGGACAGAAAAAAACTCCTTCCGACATAGGCCACCTGCATATACTGTACTTTTTCCTTCAGGGAAGGACTGtctgcaagctgctgctttcaaaTTACTCAACATTCATATCTGCTGCTACCTCAAAGCTTTCTATATTGATGCATCGTACGTATAATATACTTCAAATTTAGAACACATGGGGGGCATTCCTCCTCTCGCACACACGCACATATTAGAGGAACTATCAGTACTATGAGAACACTCAACATAATTAAAATAGATCAAGTGCTTCAAGCAATATACACTTGAACTGAACACTTCTGGCACTACCTGGGAGAAGCAAGAGGCTGGCAATGAGAGCAAATAAGGCAAACACTTCTGATGCATGCTGGATTCTCGTATGGAGGCACAACTCCAACTATCCTGACTGACCGCGAGCGTTCAGTAACATCACAGCACTTCTGACTCGGACTGAGGAAGCGAGCAGCAGTCAACTGTAACACTATCGGCAGATGTCTCAGGGAAAAGCGAGACTGGACTCTTGCTTTTTATCTATAGGACCAAAACATACGTACTCTCACAATGCCACGCATTTCTAGCACTACCTAGTCAACAGCATTACCTCTGCCAAGGGGCCACGGCTCTCCTCAGAAGCGCTCTAAAACATCTCTTTGTTGCTCAGGCGGGTCTTGAAAATGTTCAGCTCTTCTGTGTATGCcacttttaaataaactgtTAAATACCTTGTAAAGATGCCTGACCATCCGCAACAACATTTAGTCAACAAAAGCGTTTCAGATTAGTTTGTGggttaaaataaatgcaaatatatttaatgttaTTGGGAAGCAACGTTTCCCATGGTTGACAGCATTTCTGTaccaaaagaaagcaagtcCACAGAACATCAAGTTTAATTCCTAGTACCTAGAAATCATTCCAACACGACTATGTCGCTGCTTATCAACTCTAAATTGAAAATTAGAGCACTGACATCCATGAGCAAAGCGTGACCAAACCGTGAGGGAACACACAAAATGGCGCACCGCAGTAGCACGGGGTGCTGTCAAATCTCTTCtctcagagggaaaaaaaatctcaaggaaaaaaaaaacgttCCCAAAGTAGCTCACTCGGGAAGAATGTTCTCCTTCTCTGGAGGTTCAACAATTCTCAAACAGCAGTCTGCAAACTCGACAAATAACGGCTCCTGCATGTACTTTTTCATAAGGGAGCTTTTATCTTCTGCTTGGTCGACTGTTAGCAGTAGCTGCCTGAGATGTGGATTCAGAAGCAAGCCTCTCAGTTCTTCCGATTcccctttaaaagaaaacaaaaaagataaacaGTACTAACCTCAAACAGTTACAAATGAGTTGTGACCACccttattttgcaaataaacttCCAGAGAGACGTGGTAAACAGCCAGGTATCTGACATTTAAGTCTTTAAGGCCTTGCAATGAAGCGCACGACTGCACTAAAGTGCAGCGCTCCACCAAGGATTCAGGGGAACTGTGAGTATCTCTGCTTGCGCTGGTGAAGGCCCACCGCCGCCTGCACACCCGCTTGACTTCTGACCCCTCGAGATTACCTAAAAGCTTGAGCTTCTGCAGCGGGACGCGGTCCCGCTCGTCATCTTCCGTCAGGATGTCCTCCACCGACCAGGGGCTGGCTGCGGGCGAGGagagcggggctgcagggggccgggggcgacgcgccccgccggcccgccccCCCACCTACCTGCGTGctgcccggcgcggcccggcccgccggggaAGGGCTGTccggccgccgcccgctcccgctCTTGCTCCCGCTTCGGCTCCGCCGCGCATCGCTCTGCGGGAGAGGACGGGGTCAgcagcggcgcggcgcggcccgcccgTCCCCGTCCCGCCGGTCACTCACCCTTGTGGGTCCTGCAGCACGGCACGGAGCAGCTGTGGGGCGAGAGCCGCCGTTAGCGGCGCCCGTGAGGGCGGGAGGCGGCCCCTCCGCGAGCCGCGccgctcccctcagccctcACCGGGCGCgcagggccccgccgcgccgcccccactccccgccgctgccccgtcccccgccgccccccgccgcccccaccccgtgcccgccgcccgctgccgccctgcccggcccggccctcaCTAGGCGGCGGGGCACCGCGGGCAACGGTACTTGGCCGCGCCGGCCGCTCCGCAGACGCCGCAGGGCCGCGGTGCCCGCATGGCGCCCGCCACTGCCCCGCTTCCGGTCGGCCGAGCGCCGAGCGCCTCCACCCAGGCTCGCTAGTCCACCGCCGAGCGCAGCGCGGCCCGCCCCACGGCCCGCCGTactttttttatgtatatatatttttttatatatatttatatattttctatatttacatttatttttatatatattttatatattttatgtatagtttataatttttatatatagtttctattttttatagatacttttaaatatatatattttttctctctctctctcccctcctgaGGGGTTTCTGGCCAGGTTCCAGCTCCCCCCTCGCTTTTTGGAAGGCCACCGCCACAGACAGCGGTGCATTAAATGCGCTGGTCGTTAACATAACCGCCTTGCCGATGTCGATACGGAGACGACTAGAAGTCGTATCGTACGAGAAACCTCACGTAATAAAACCACCCCCAGGTTGATCTTTACCACCTGCCCCGTGGTA
This window of the Pelecanus crispus isolate bPelCri1 chromosome 12, bPelCri1.pri, whole genome shotgun sequence genome carries:
- the ZNHIT3 gene encoding zinc finger HIT domain-containing protein 3; protein product: MRAPRPCGVCGAAGAAKYRCPRCPAAYCSVPCCRTHKERCAAEPKREQERERAAAGQPFPGGPGRAGQHAGSPWSVEDILTEDDERDRVPLQKLKLLGESEELRGLLLNPHLRQLLLTVDQAEDKSSLMKKYMQEPLFVEFADCCLRIVEPPEKENILPE